The genomic segment GCGCGGTAGTGGTCGCCCTCGGGAAGGTCGGGCTGCCGCTGGCGGCGCGGATCGCCCTGGCCGGCCACGAGGTCGTCGGCGCCGACGTCGACCCGCGCGTCGTCGAGGCCGTCAACGCCGGGCGCCCGCCGTTCCCCAACGAGGCCGGGCTGGCCGAGGCGCTGGAGGCCACCGTCGGCGACGGGCGCCTGCGCGCCGTGGCCGACACCGCCGCCGCGGTGGCGCAGGGCGCCGACCTGATCGTCGCGGTGCCGCCGCTGCTCGTCGACGGCGCCGCGCGGCCGGACTGGCGCACGCTGGACGCCGTCGTGCAGGACATCGGCCGCGGGCTGGCCGCGGGCGCCCGGGCCATCGGCGGCGCGCCCGTCGTCTCCGTCGAGACCACGGTGCCCGTCGGCACGACGCGCGGCCGCGTCGCCCCCGCGCTGGCGGCGCGCAGCGGCCTGGTCGGCGAGCGCGACTTCCACACCGTCTTCAGCCCCGAGCGCGTGTTCAGCGGCCGGGCGATCGCCGACCTGGACGCCTACCCCAAGCTCGTCGGCGGCCTCGGGCCCGAGGGCGAGACGCAGGGCATCGCCCGCTACGCGGCGTTCCTGGACGCCGAGGTGCGAGGGCTGGGCTCCGCGGAGGCCGCCGAGCTCAGCAAGCTCGCCGAGACGACCTACCGCGACATCAACATCGCGTTCGCCAACGAGCTGGCGCGCTACGCCGACCGGCTCGGCATCGACGTGCTCTCGGTCATCGACGCGGCCAACTCCCAGCCCTACTCCCACGTGCACCGGCCGGGGATCGCCGTCGGCGGCCACTGCATCCCGGTGTACCCGCGCTTCCTGCTGGCCGGCGACGCCGGCGCACGGCTGCCGCTGGCCGCCCGGGAGATCAACGAGGAGATGCCCGCCTACGCCGCCGGGCTGCTGGGCGAGGTGACCGGGCGCCGCGTGCTCATCCTCGGCGTCGCCTACCGCGGCGGCGTGCGGGAGACCGCGTTCTCGGGCGCGTTCGCGCTGCGCGACGTGCTGGCCGACCGCGGCGCCGACGTCGTGGCGGCCGACCCGCTCTACGACGACGGCGACCTGACGGCGCTGGGCTTCGCCCCCTGGGACGGCGGCCCGGTGCACGCCGCCGTCGTGCAGGCCGACCACTCCGCCTACGCTCAGCTTTCGGCCGCCGACCTGCCGGGCGTCACCGTCGTCGTCGACGGCCGCGGCATCCTGGACGCCGCCCGCTTCGAGGGCGTGCCGGTGCGGCGCATCGGGCGCCCCGAGGGCGCGGGGCGCGACCCGGGGTCGGTCATCGCCCCCGGCGCCGGCGCCCTGGACGCACGGCCCTAGGGAGCGGCGCACGTGGGGCCCGGCGGACCGGGCCCCACGTCGAGCCGCCTGCCTGATCCGTCCCGATCAGCGTCAGGTGGTCGAGCCCGAGGCGCTCGCGCCCGAGCCCGGGCCCGGATAGGACCCCGAGGACAGGCCCGGCCCGCCGGGGCCATCGCCGTCGGGGCGGCCGTGCGGCCGGCCGGGGCCGCGGCCGCCGGGACCACGCTGCATCACCGTGAAGTCCTTGCCGAGGTGGACCTCGACCTTGGCGCCGTCGGCCTTGGTGACCGTGACCTCGTAGCCCGTGCCGGGGAAGTCGGTGGTAACCGCGCCCGCGGTGCTGCCGCTGCCGACGCTCGTCACCGCGGCGGCCTTGGCCTTGTCGGCCGCGTCGCCCGTGACGGGCTTCTCGGCGTCCTCGTGCGTCGCCGTGCCGGGCGCGGGGAAGCTCGGGCGCCCCTGGGTCGTGGTGCCGCCGGGCGTGGTGGTGCTCGACGACGTCGCGGCACCGGCGAGCGCCGCCCCGCCGAGGGCGAGGGCCGCAAGGCCGGCGACCCCGGCCAGCACCTTCTTGATGGGTTGGGACACGTGTGGTTCTCCTTGGCTCGTCCCGCGAGGGACCCCGCGGGACGCCGCCCAGCGTGACCGGCGACCCTGAGCACGGGCCCCCACATCGCCTGAGAGATCGCCGAGTGCCGGCGGGCCGCAGCGGTCGTCAGCCGATGGCGGCCACGACGCGCTCGCCCGCGCGTCCGTCGCCGTAGAGCTGCGGGCGCTCGGACGGCGGCGTGTGGTGCAGCGCGGACAGGGCGGCGTCGGCGTCGAGGTCGACGAGCACGTTCCACCCCGCCTCGACGGTCTCGACCCACTCCGTCGTGTCGCGCATCGTCACGCACGGCGCCGCGGCCAGGTAGGCCTCCTTCTGCACCCCGCCGGAGTCGGTGAGGACCGCCCGGGCGTTCGTCAGCAGCGAGGTGAAGGCCATGTAGCCCAGCGGCGGCGTCAGCGACACGTGCTCGGCGGCCTGCAGCTCGTCGAGCCAGCCCGCGGCGTCCAGGCGTGCCCCGGTGCGCGGGTGCAGGGGCAGCACGAGCGGCTCGCCGACGGCCAGCAGCAGGTCCACCAGGCGGCGCAGGCGGACGGGATCGTCGACGTTGGCCGCGCGGTGCGACGTGGCCAGCACGAACTCCCCCGGCGCCACGCCGGCGTCGCGCAGCGGCCCGAGGTCGGCCTTGGCCCGCGGCTGGAACAGCATCGCCACGTCGACCATGACGTCGCCGACGAGCTCCACGCGCCCGGCGACCCCCTCGCGACGCAGGTTGTCCACCGCGGTCTGCGACGGGCACAGCAGCACGTCGGAGAGGTGGTCGGTGAGGACGCGGTTGAGCTCCTCGGGCATCGTGCGGTCGAACGAGCGCATCCCGGCCTCGATGTGCACGACCGGGATCGTGGCCTGGGCGGCGGCCAGGCCACCCGCCAGCGTCGAGTTCGTGTCGCCGTAGACGAGGACGACGTCGGGGCGCTCGCGGGCCAGCAGCGGGCCGATGTCGGCCAGCATGCGCCCGGTCTGGTCGGTGTTCGTGCCGCCGGCGATGTGCAGCTCGAGGTCGGGCCGCGGCACGCTGAGCTCCTCGAAGAAGATCGTGCTCAGCTCGTCGTCGTGGTGCTGACCCGTGTGGACGAGCACCTCGTCGTGGCGCTCGCGCAGCAGCCGCGACACCGCCGCGGCCTTGACGAACTGCGGGCGGTTGCCGATGACGGTGACGATCTTCACCTAGTGCTCCAGCTCATGGCGCACATGGTCGGCGAACGCGCGCGCCGCCGCCTCGGTCAAAGGACCAGGCACGGAGGGCAGCGGCTCGCCGTCGATGGTGGCGATCGCCTGCACCTCGCGCGTCGTCGAGGCCAGGAACGCCTCGCGCGCCCCGCGCAGCTCGTCGCGCGTGACGACCTCCTCACGGGCGACAGGCAGCACGGCCAGCAGCCGCCGCCGCGTGATGGAGTCCAGGACCCGGTCGCTGAGCGGCGGCGTCACCAGCGACGTGCCGTCCAGCGAGGCGAACAGGGTCGACGTCGGGCCCTCCAGGACGCGTCCGTGCGGGCTGACCAGCAGCGCCTCGTCGGCCCCGCGCTCCCGCGCCAGGCGCGTGGCGAGCATGTTGGCCCCGTAGCTCAGCGACTTGATCTCGTCGAGCACGCGAGGCGGGACGTACTCGATGCAGGCCAGCGCCAGCGGCTGCGAGCTGCCCTTCAGCGGCTCGACGAGGCCGATCCGCCGCCCGCCGCGGGTGACGAGCAGACGCACGCACCCGTCCAGCGCTCCGGCCGCGGACAGCAGCGCGACGAGGTCGGCGCGCAGCGCCTCGGTGTCGAGCTCCAGCCGCAGGTTGGCCGCCGAGCGGGCCATGCGGCGCAGGTGGTCCTCGACGGCGAACGGCCGCCCGCCGTAGACCCGCAGGACCTCGAAGACGCCGTCACCGCGCAGCAGCCCCTCATCGGTGACCGGGAGCCGAGCCTCGTCGGCGGGGAGGACCTGGCCGTCCAGGACGGCGAGCGCGGGCGCGGGCATCGGTCCTTTCTATCGAAGCGTGGCCTCCGCGACGGTCGAAGCGGGCACCCGGAGCCGCGCGAGCGTGCGGCTCGCGCGAGGCGCGGTCGCGCGGCAGGCCCTCATGGGTGGGCAGGTCGGCGGGCAGCCCCTGCTCGCCGCCGGTCAGCGGCGAGGTCTCCGGCCCGGAGGTCTCCGTGTGCTCGACCATGCGGGAGGTACGGGGCGGGCCGTGCGGTGGGTTCAGACGCCGGGTCTGCGCCGGGCCGGCGCGGGCGTCGGCGCCGGCTCGTCGAGCGCCATGAGCCGGAAGCCCAGGGTCTCGGCGATCGGGCGCTGCTGCAGCGGCTGCGCGCAGAACGGGCAGGCGACGAGGCGCACCTCGGGAGCCGCGTCGGAGAAGCGCAGGCGACATGATGGACAGCAGCTGCGGATCACGCGGACCCTCCCGGTAGACGCCCGTCCCCCGAGTGTAGCCCCGCCTCAGCCGCCGTCCCCGTCGCCCTGGCCCCTGCCCTTGTCGTCCTCGCCGCCGGAGCACGGTCGCGACGACCAGGACCTCGGAGAACCCGAAGGAGCTCGACGTGGCCGCGGTGGAAGAGTGGCGCCCCAACGGT from the Baekduia soli genome contains:
- a CDS encoding aminotransferase class IV, whose protein sequence is MPAPALAVLDGQVLPADEARLPVTDEGLLRGDGVFEVLRVYGGRPFAVEDHLRRMARSAANLRLELDTEALRADLVALLSAAGALDGCVRLLVTRGGRRIGLVEPLKGSSQPLALACIEYVPPRVLDEIKSLSYGANMLATRLARERGADEALLVSPHGRVLEGPTSTLFASLDGTSLVTPPLSDRVLDSITRRRLLAVLPVAREEVVTRDELRGAREAFLASTTREVQAIATIDGEPLPSVPGPLTEAAARAFADHVRHELEH
- a CDS encoding PepSY domain-containing protein; translated protein: MSQPIKKVLAGVAGLAALALGGAALAGAATSSSTTTPGGTTTQGRPSFPAPGTATHEDAEKPVTGDAADKAKAAAVTSVGSGSTAGAVTTDFPGTGYEVTVTKADGAKVEVHLGKDFTVMQRGPGGRGPGRPHGRPDGDGPGGPGLSSGSYPGPGSGASASGSTT
- a CDS encoding nucleotide sugar dehydrogenase, with translation MRAVVVALGKVGLPLAARIALAGHEVVGADVDPRVVEAVNAGRPPFPNEAGLAEALEATVGDGRLRAVADTAAAVAQGADLIVAVPPLLVDGAARPDWRTLDAVVQDIGRGLAAGARAIGGAPVVSVETTVPVGTTRGRVAPALAARSGLVGERDFHTVFSPERVFSGRAIADLDAYPKLVGGLGPEGETQGIARYAAFLDAEVRGLGSAEAAELSKLAETTYRDINIAFANELARYADRLGIDVLSVIDAANSQPYSHVHRPGIAVGGHCIPVYPRFLLAGDAGARLPLAAREINEEMPAYAAGLLGEVTGRRVLILGVAYRGGVRETAFSGAFALRDVLADRGADVVAADPLYDDGDLTALGFAPWDGGPVHAAVVQADHSAYAQLSAADLPGVTVVVDGRGILDAARFEGVPVRRIGRPEGAGRDPGSVIAPGAGALDARP
- the wecB gene encoding non-hydrolyzing UDP-N-acetylglucosamine 2-epimerase; translation: MKIVTVIGNRPQFVKAAAVSRLLRERHDEVLVHTGQHHDDELSTIFFEELSVPRPDLELHIAGGTNTDQTGRMLADIGPLLARERPDVVLVYGDTNSTLAGGLAAAQATIPVVHIEAGMRSFDRTMPEELNRVLTDHLSDVLLCPSQTAVDNLRREGVAGRVELVGDVMVDVAMLFQPRAKADLGPLRDAGVAPGEFVLATSHRAANVDDPVRLRRLVDLLLAVGEPLVLPLHPRTGARLDAAGWLDELQAAEHVSLTPPLGYMAFTSLLTNARAVLTDSGGVQKEAYLAAAPCVTMRDTTEWVETVEAGWNVLVDLDADAALSALHHTPPSERPQLYGDGRAGERVVAAIG